A window of Vibrio ishigakensis contains these coding sequences:
- a CDS encoding anthranilate synthase component 1, which produces MTQTINNNQLGQLELHQRDVLYSQDPTELFHHLCKGKDDTLLLESSEIESKEDLKSLLLVDAAMRIECRGHKVMLRANSENGEALLSRLKQNLNPEFITTQSSTELEVEFAEQDVNLDEDSRIRQPSSFDMLRIVKKSFDCDKHDPMALFIGGLFAYDLVANFEPLGDAAENSQCPDYVFYVAETLIVIDHQTQHAHLYGSLFDANASSKAKIEARLDQIQSEMNSVVAAPKAVQLDTCEATPSVSDEDFCDIVRDMKEFVVKGDIFQVVPSRYFSLPCPSPLAAYKQLKKSNPSPYMFYMQDELFTLFGASPESALKYETETNQIEIYPIAGTRRRGKNLDGSINKDLDSRIELELRTDMKENAEHMMLVDLARNDVARISAHGTRHVADLLKVDRYSHVMHLVSRVVGQLRDDLDALHAYQACMNMGTLTGAPKIRAMQLIRDVEKQRRGSYGGAVGYMTGRGDLDTCIVIRSAYVEDGVAKVQAGAGVVFDSDPQAEADETRGKAQAVISAIQAAHTEVSNG; this is translated from the coding sequence GTGACACAGACCATCAACAATAATCAACTCGGCCAACTCGAGTTGCATCAAAGAGACGTACTGTACTCTCAAGACCCAACTGAACTGTTTCACCATCTATGCAAGGGCAAAGATGACACCCTACTTTTAGAGTCTTCTGAAATTGAATCAAAAGAGGACCTAAAGAGCTTGCTTCTGGTTGACGCTGCTATGCGTATCGAGTGTCGCGGTCACAAGGTAATGCTGCGTGCTAACAGCGAAAACGGAGAAGCGCTTCTTTCTCGCCTAAAACAAAACCTAAACCCTGAGTTCATTACCACGCAATCAAGCACTGAGCTTGAGGTTGAGTTTGCTGAGCAAGACGTAAACCTAGATGAAGACAGCCGTATTCGTCAGCCTTCTTCATTCGATATGCTACGTATCGTGAAAAAGAGCTTCGACTGCGATAAGCACGACCCAATGGCGCTGTTCATAGGTGGTCTGTTCGCTTACGACCTAGTGGCAAACTTTGAGCCTTTGGGTGATGCGGCAGAGAACAGCCAGTGCCCAGACTACGTTTTCTATGTTGCTGAAACTCTGATTGTTATCGACCATCAAACCCAGCACGCTCACCTATACGGCAGTTTGTTTGATGCCAATGCGTCGAGTAAAGCAAAAATCGAAGCGCGCCTTGATCAAATCCAATCTGAGATGAACTCAGTGGTTGCTGCACCCAAAGCCGTGCAACTGGATACATGTGAAGCGACCCCTAGCGTTAGCGATGAAGACTTCTGTGACATCGTTCGTGACATGAAAGAATTCGTGGTAAAAGGCGATATCTTCCAGGTCGTACCTTCACGCTACTTCTCTTTGCCTTGCCCTTCTCCACTAGCGGCATACAAGCAGCTTAAGAAGAGCAACCCAAGCCCTTACATGTTCTACATGCAAGATGAGCTATTTACTCTATTTGGCGCTTCTCCAGAGAGTGCTCTGAAATACGAAACCGAAACCAATCAGATTGAGATCTACCCAATCGCAGGTACTCGCCGTCGCGGTAAGAACCTAGATGGGTCAATTAACAAAGACCTAGACAGCCGCATCGAGCTTGAACTTCGTACCGATATGAAAGAGAACGCCGAGCACATGATGCTGGTAGACCTTGCGCGTAACGACGTAGCTCGCATCTCAGCACACGGCACTCGTCATGTCGCTGACCTTCTTAAGGTAGACCGATACAGCCACGTGATGCACTTGGTATCGCGCGTTGTCGGTCAGCTTCGAGATGACCTAGACGCCTTACACGCTTATCAAGCGTGCATGAACATGGGTACCCTAACCGGCGCTCCAAAGATCCGCGCAATGCAGCTTATTCGTGACGTAGAAAAACAGCGCCGTGGTAGCTATGGTGGTGCAGTAGGCTACATGACAGGTCGGGGCGACCTAGATACCTGTATCGTTATCCGCTCTGCCTATGTAGAAGATGGTGTAGCTAAGGTACAAGCCGGTGCCGGTGTGGTATTCGACTCAGACCCTCAAGCTGAAGCCGACGAGACTCGCGGTAAAGCACAAGCAGTAATCAGCGCTATTCAAGCGGCTCATACCGAGGTATCCAATGGCTAA
- the rnm gene encoding RNase RNM: protein MIFDLHSHTTASDGRLSPQDLVDRAIEHRVSVLAITDHDTLEGIPEARNYIEQNQLPIELLNGIEFSTLWSNKDIHIVGLNIDVECEALHALIEKQKAHRVGRAELIAHRLSKHLKVDPLPEVKAIAGDAPVTRAHFAKWLVDNGHAKTMQLVFKKFLTRDKPGYVPPQWCSMKDAVDAIHAAGGVAVLAHPGRYDLTAKWQKRLISAFVEAGGDAMEVAQPQQSQQERRNLADYAIQYNLLASQGSDFHYPTPWMELGRNLWLPSGVTPVWESMPQFVSDTEEL, encoded by the coding sequence ATGATTTTTGATCTTCATTCTCACACTACCGCCTCAGATGGCCGTCTATCTCCACAAGATTTAGTGGATAGGGCCATAGAACACAGAGTCAGTGTGCTCGCGATTACTGACCATGACACCCTAGAGGGCATACCTGAAGCTAGAAACTACATCGAGCAAAATCAGTTGCCGATAGAGCTTTTAAATGGCATCGAGTTCTCGACCTTGTGGTCAAACAAGGACATCCATATTGTCGGCCTAAATATCGATGTGGAGTGTGAGGCATTACATGCGCTCATTGAAAAACAAAAGGCGCACCGCGTTGGGCGTGCCGAATTGATTGCCCATCGTTTATCTAAGCATTTAAAGGTCGACCCATTACCAGAGGTTAAAGCCATTGCCGGTGATGCACCCGTGACTCGAGCACACTTTGCAAAGTGGCTAGTGGATAATGGTCATGCCAAGACCATGCAATTGGTGTTCAAGAAGTTTCTTACCCGTGATAAGCCGGGATATGTGCCACCACAATGGTGTTCAATGAAAGATGCGGTAGATGCTATCCATGCCGCCGGCGGGGTTGCAGTTTTGGCTCATCCAGGGCGATACGATCTTACGGCGAAATGGCAGAAGCGCTTGATCAGTGCATTTGTTGAAGCAGGTGGTGATGCCATGGAGGTGGCACAGCCACAACAAAGTCAGCAGGAGAGACGCAATCTGGCGGATTATGCTATACAATACAACCTATTAGCTTCCCAGGGATCAGATTTTCACTATCCGACTCCGTGGATGGAACTGGGAAGAAATTTGTGGCTCCCTTCCGGCGTGACGCCAGTTTGGGAAAGCATGCCACAATTTGTATCGGATACAGAGGAATTGTAA
- a CDS encoding L-threonylcarbamoyladenylate synthase, translating into MSQYFYVHPENPQARLITQAVAIIRNGGVVVFPTDSGYALGCQLENKNALEKVCRIRKLDDKHNFTLLCRDLSELSLFARVDNSAFRLLKNNTPGPYTFIFKGTKEVPRRLMNAKRKTIGIRVPDNRIALDLLEALGEPMMSTSLILPGSDVAESDPEEIRDKLEHAVDLIINGGYLGEQPTTVIDFSDEDPVVLRQGAGDSTPFE; encoded by the coding sequence ATGAGTCAATATTTTTACGTTCATCCAGAGAACCCTCAAGCGCGCCTTATCACACAAGCGGTGGCTATCATTCGAAATGGTGGGGTTGTGGTATTTCCAACAGATTCAGGCTACGCCCTTGGTTGCCAGTTGGAGAACAAAAACGCACTAGAAAAGGTGTGTCGCATTCGTAAGCTGGATGATAAGCACAACTTCACCTTGCTGTGCCGAGACCTGTCAGAGCTTTCTCTGTTCGCACGCGTTGATAACTCAGCGTTCCGATTGCTAAAGAATAACACTCCGGGCCCTTACACCTTTATCTTTAAAGGGACTAAAGAGGTGCCGCGTCGCTTGATGAATGCCAAGCGTAAGACTATCGGTATTCGTGTCCCAGATAACCGTATTGCGTTGGATCTGTTAGAAGCTCTGGGCGAGCCGATGATGTCTACTTCATTGATCTTGCCAGGTAGTGACGTGGCAGAATCTGACCCAGAAGAGATCCGCGACAAGCTAGAGCATGCAGTCGATCTGATAATTAATGGTGGTTACTTAGGTGAGCAACCAACCACGGTTATCGACTTTAGCGATGAGGATCCAGTGGTATTGCGTCAAGGTGCGGGAGATTCGACACCTTTTGAATAA
- the rluB gene encoding 23S rRNA pseudouridine(2605) synthase RluB has product MSEKLQKILARAGHGSRRELEALIKSGRVSVNGQVASLGERLEDEDAVVRIDGHTVNIKAEQEVVCRVLAYYKPEGELCTRHDPEGRRTVFDRLPKIRGARWISVGRLDANTSGLLLFTTDGELANRLMHPSRQVEREYLVRVFGEVNEQKVRNLVRGVELEDGMARFEDVVHAGGEGMNHTFYVVINEGRNREVRRLWESQETTVSRLKRVRYGDIFLEKKLPRGGWMELSLKQVNYLRELVDLPAEKSTLLEERKQNTSRSRERSRSQKIRRAVRRHEERVSSGGQQRKPKKTRRQQ; this is encoded by the coding sequence ATGAGCGAAAAATTACAGAAGATTTTGGCACGAGCGGGGCACGGTTCTCGTCGTGAGCTTGAAGCTTTAATTAAATCAGGTCGCGTAAGCGTAAACGGACAGGTAGCCTCTCTAGGCGAGCGTCTGGAAGACGAAGACGCGGTTGTTCGTATCGATGGTCACACTGTGAACATTAAAGCCGAGCAGGAAGTGGTGTGTCGCGTATTGGCTTATTACAAGCCTGAAGGCGAACTGTGTACCCGTCACGACCCTGAAGGTCGCCGCACTGTATTTGACCGTTTACCTAAGATCCGTGGCGCACGCTGGATTTCGGTAGGTCGTCTGGATGCAAACACCTCTGGTCTACTTCTATTTACTACCGATGGTGAGTTAGCCAACCGTCTAATGCACCCAAGCCGTCAGGTTGAGCGTGAATACCTAGTGCGTGTATTTGGTGAAGTGAACGAGCAGAAAGTTCGCAATCTGGTTCGCGGCGTAGAGCTAGAAGATGGCATGGCGCGTTTCGAAGACGTTGTTCACGCGGGTGGTGAGGGTATGAACCACACCTTCTACGTTGTGATCAACGAAGGTCGTAACCGTGAAGTTCGTCGTCTTTGGGAGTCTCAAGAGACGACAGTTAGCCGCCTGAAGCGTGTTCGCTACGGTGACATCTTCCTTGAGAAGAAACTTCCTCGTGGGGGATGGATGGAGCTTAGCCTTAAGCAGGTGAACTATCTACGTGAACTCGTTGATCTACCAGCAGAGAAGAGCACTCTTCTTGAAGAGCGCAAACAAAACACTTCTCGCTCGCGCGAGCGTTCACGCTCTCAGAAGATCCGTCGTGCAGTACGTCGCCACGAAGAGCGCGTAAGCAGCGGTGGTCAGCAGCGTAAGCCGAAGAAGACACGCCGTCAGCAGTAA
- a CDS encoding LrgB family protein: protein MSHSTIAFICFLLTIGCYYLSKHLHRRFKKVWLIPLVSVPLVLVAIVVSLNISYTDYINESHWLIWMLGPATVAFAVPVHENRNIIKRHWMSISAGVVVAIITAISSTVYLSKLFHLSEMLQRSLSVRSITTPFAVEASKSIGGQADLTAIFVVLTGVFGIICAEVILGVIKIRSPHGKGAGLGASAHGSGTAIAYGIHNEAGTVASLVMLFSGVVTVLIAPLLTWIF from the coding sequence ATGAGCCATAGCACTATCGCCTTTATCTGTTTTCTTTTGACTATTGGTTGTTACTACCTCAGCAAGCATCTGCATCGTCGCTTTAAAAAGGTGTGGCTGATCCCTTTGGTTTCTGTGCCTTTGGTGCTGGTCGCTATCGTGGTTTCATTAAACATTAGCTACACCGACTATATCAACGAATCCCACTGGCTGATCTGGATGCTCGGCCCTGCCACTGTCGCCTTTGCAGTTCCAGTGCACGAGAACAGAAACATCATCAAACGCCACTGGATGTCTATCTCAGCTGGGGTTGTGGTGGCGATTATCACAGCTATCAGCAGCACGGTTTATCTAAGCAAGCTATTTCATCTATCCGAGATGTTGCAACGCAGCCTATCGGTGCGCTCTATCACCACGCCATTTGCCGTAGAAGCATCCAAATCCATCGGTGGCCAAGCCGACTTAACCGCCATCTTTGTAGTACTAACCGGCGTGTTTGGGATTATTTGTGCTGAGGTGATCCTTGGAGTGATTAAGATCCGTTCGCCCCATGGCAAGGGTGCCGGCTTGGGTGCCAGTGCGCATGGTTCAGGTACGGCGATTGCTTATGGGATTCATAATGAAGCGGGAACAGTGGCGAGTTTGGTGATGCTGTTTTCTGGGGTGGTGACTGTGTTGATTGCACCGTTGCTTACTTGGATATTTTAG
- a CDS encoding CidA/LrgA family protein: MTVAKLKHFTLTLSQVVALCLVWMCADIAVRQLHIPLPSNVFGMFLLLALLTFKLVKVDWLKAGSTWLIAEMLLFFIPAVIAIVNYQDLFAEQGGRILAVIGLSTILVLSVTALVVDKIYHYELKKLGEEQ; the protein is encoded by the coding sequence ATGACAGTCGCAAAGCTCAAACATTTTACCCTCACCCTTTCTCAGGTAGTTGCCCTATGTCTGGTATGGATGTGCGCTGATATAGCGGTTAGGCAACTTCATATTCCATTGCCGTCGAATGTGTTTGGTATGTTTCTGCTGTTGGCACTGCTTACTTTTAAATTGGTCAAGGTTGATTGGCTTAAAGCTGGCTCCACTTGGTTAATTGCTGAGATGCTTCTTTTCTTTATCCCAGCGGTTATCGCCATCGTTAATTATCAAGACTTGTTCGCCGAGCAAGGAGGCAGAATACTGGCAGTGATTGGGCTTAGCACCATACTCGTGCTGTCGGTTACCGCGCTAGTGGTCGACAAGATCTACCACTATGAATTGAAGAAATTAGGAGAAGAGCAATGA